A stretch of Choristoneura fumiferana chromosome 29, NRCan_CFum_1, whole genome shotgun sequence DNA encodes these proteins:
- the LOC141444093 gene encoding ommochrome-binding protein-like, with the protein MRLLVFIFFVTTASAWPENCRGIAFNHRFYEPETIKEGLKNIQKLILNRNDNTLYFIFDNLAVVPNKALGYINLDTKATGIVTIRNASSVAIDQMNNVVYAGGPDGLYIVNNKKVPERLPVFHNINDMFFKDILYFTNNRRETFKVIDNVVFRLRELQGVEVDKLILDDDNNILFTVDRRLFRIRLNTRAVNTHERYNVDAISVDAYFKPYIATTNGVYVYNKYKYALDKVSDIKDLSALTFNKMDEAIYGVVDVIIKLNLSNNACYNFQNLK; encoded by the coding sequence ATGAGACTACTCGTTTTCATTTTCTTCGTCACCACGGCCTCAGCATGGCCTGAGAACTGCAGAGGCATCGCTTTCAACCACAGATTCTACGAGCCAGAAACCATCAAGGAAGGCCTCAAGAACATACAGAAACTAATTCTCAATAGAAACGACAATACACTTTATTTCATCTTTGACAACTTAGCTGTTGTACCTAACAAAGCTTTAGGATACATCAACTTAGATACTAAAGCCACAGGTATAGTTACTATTAGAAATGCTTCTTCTGTCGCTATAGATCAAATGAACAACGTTGTATACGCTGGAGGTCCAGATGGCTTATACATAGTTAATAATAAGAAAGTTCCAGAAAGATTACCAGTTTTTCATAACATCAATGATATGTTCTTCAAAGATATATTATACTTCACTAATAATAGAAGGGAGACTTTTAAAGTTATAGATAATGTAGTTTTCAGACTACGTGAACTGCAAGGAGTTGAAGTTGACAAGCTTATAttagatgatgataataatatattgtttaCAGTTGATAGAAGATTATTTAGGATAAGATTGAACACACGAGCTGTTAATACTCATGAGAGATATAACGTTGATGCTATATCAGTTGACGCGTATTTCAAGCCATACATAGCTACAACGAATGGAGtgtatgtttataataaatacaaatatgcTTTAGATAAAGTATCTGATATAAAAGATTTAAGTGCACTTACATTTAATAAGATGGATGAAGCTATTTATGGAGTGGTCGACGTTATCATTAAActtaatttaagtaataatGCTTGCTATAATTTTCAGAATCTAAAGTAG
- the LOC141444365 gene encoding uncharacterized protein isoform X1: protein MVIMVKRWYRSRRNAVCFGIVLTLFALYYICLNNHLPTEPELDITRSSSVVLEHVEIPKRSIKVVPDLPSAVKEPTNTRDRSTVLEYIENKLKEALKLDKGMGCEIPVLDPFAKEVTQFDKVLPKIKCLGKDWVKCYHANCRLVDEIKETHKHIKCSYRDILYQSDLKYVIGPVWESPDGSYELKASDHAKVTCKGVRISDDSRQEWSGNVIGFRSTVSPKQPPPGREDSFNVLIFGFDTTARNGFIRRMPKSWKVLNEELGAVVMEGYNIVGDGTPAALFPMLTGKTELELPDVRKSRRNNGTMDTFPFIFYKLKEDGYRTAYFEDSPAIGTFQYRFNGFANQPADHYLRAFYLEESASVKWWKTKKGQYCVGDTPQFKLMMNITEQFLELDGKRFIFTFIADITHDDFNMIQSADDDTAALLRNLQRYSENTLVVVMGDHGPRYAKVRNTLQGKLEERLPLLAILLPKALTRARPNAETSLRENARVLTTPHDLYATLLDVLDMTQYANPYKVEGADLRRGLSMLEPIPRNRSCSEAGIEPHWCSCLAWQNVSTTDPLYEKTAKAFINYINKLVKEVGSKCIPRTLTSTEWVLRQRPNSRLLEFSNAKDSDGYIGHFGAKTKIANENYQIKIVVGPGRGVYEASMTYVVSEDRFIINTRDISRTNAYRNEPDCISDTHPHLNSYCYCQR, encoded by the exons atggtTATAATGGTGAAGAGGTGGTACCGGTCGCGGAGGAACGCAGTTTGCTTCGGCATCGTGCTAACACTCTTTGCGTTGTACTACATCTGTCTCAACAACCATCTACCGACGGAACCAGAGCTGGACATCACAAGGAG CTCTAGTGTAGTGTTAGAGCATGTAGAGATACCTAAGCGGAGCATCAAAGTGGTCCCGGACCTACCCAGTGCAGTGAAAGAGCCTACTAACACACGTGACAG ATCTACTGTTTTAGA ATATATAGAAAATAAGCTAAAAGAAGCCCTGAAATTGGACAAAGGCATGGGCTGCGAGATACCAGTGCTGGATCCGTTTGCAAAGGAGGTCACCCAGTTCGACAAGGTGCTGCCCAAGATAAAATGCCTCGGGAAGGACTGGGTGAAATGCTAT CACGCCAATTGCAGACTAGTGGACGAGATAAAGGAAACGCACAAACATATAAAGTGTAGTTATAGAGACATACTGTATCAGAGTGATCTCAAGTATGTGATAGGCCCTGTATGGGAGTCCCCAGACGGAAGCTATGAGTTGAAAGCCAGCGACCATGCCAAGGTGACGTGTAAAGGAGTCAGAATCTCTGA TGATAGCCGACAAGAATGGTCCGGTAACGTGATAGGGTTCCGATCGACAGTGAGCCCCAAGCAGCCCCCGCCGGGCCGCGAGGACTCTTTCAACGTGCTGATCTTCGGCTTCGACACCACCGCGAGGAACGGCTTCATCAGACGCATGCCCAAGAGTTGGAAGGTGCTGAATGAGGAGCTTGGGGCTGTTGTGATGGAGGG CTACAACATAGTGGGTGACGGTACGCCCGCGGCCTTGTTCCCCATGTTGACGGGCAAGACCGAACTGGAGCTGCCTGATGTGCGAAAGAGTAGGCGAAACAACGGGACCATGGACACCTTCCCGTTCATATTCTACAAGTTAAAGGAGGACGG GTACCGTACGGCGTATTTCGAGGACAGTCCCGCTATAGGCACGTTCCAGTACCGTTTCAACGGGTTCGCTAACCAGCCGGCGGATCACTATCTGCGGGCGTTCTACCTCGAGGAGTCAGCGTCCGTCAAGTGGTGGAAGACTAAGAAGGGGCAGTACTGCGTCGGGGACACGCCGCAGTTCAagctgatgatgaatattacTGAACAG TTCCTGGAACTAGACGGCAAACGTTTCATATTCACATTTATTGCGGACATCACGCACGATGACTTCAACATGATACAGTCAGCCGATGACGACACGGCGGCGTTGCTTCGGAACTTACAGCGCTACAGTGAGAACACGCTGGTCGTCGTCATGGGGGACCATGGACCCAG ATACGCCAAAGTCCGCAACACCTTGCAAGGCAAGCTTGAAGAGCGCCTGCCGCTCTTAGCAATCCTGCTACCGAAAGCATTAACCCGCGCCCGTCCAAACGCCGAAACGTCGTTGCGGGAAAACGCACGTGTTCTGACCACGCCTCACGATTTGTACGCCACGCTACTGGACGTGCTGGATATGACGCAATATGCGAATCCGTATAAAGTGGAGGGGGCTGACTTGAGGAGAGGGCTTAGCATGCTGGAACCG ATCCCACGCAACCGTTCGTGCAGCGAGGCAGGCATCGAACCCCACTGGTGCTCATGCCTCGCCTGGCAGAACGTGTCCACAACCGACCCCTTGTATGAGAAGACTGCGAAAGCATTCATCAACTATATCAACAAACTAGTAAAGGAAGTTGG CTCCAAATGCATACCTCGGACCCTCACTTCCACCGAGTGGGTGCTCCGGCAGCGTCCCAACAGCCGCCTGTTGGAGTTCTCGAATGCCAAGGACTCGGACGGATACATCGGCCATTTTGGGGCCAAGACCAAAATCGCCAATGAGAACTATCAGATCAAG ATAGTGGTGGGTCCCGGCCGGGGGGTGTATGAAGCCTCCATGACTTACGTGGTCAGCGAGGATCGCTTCATCATCAACACTAGAGACATCTCGCGGACTAACGC
- the LOC141444365 gene encoding uncharacterized protein isoform X3 → MVIMVKRWYRSRRNAVCFGIVLTLFALYYICLNNHLPTEPELDITRRYIENKLKEALKLDKGMGCEIPVLDPFAKEVTQFDKVLPKIKCLGKDWVKCYHANCRLVDEIKETHKHIKCSYRDILYQSDLKYVIGPVWESPDGSYELKASDHAKVTCKGVRISDDSRQEWSGNVIGFRSTVSPKQPPPGREDSFNVLIFGFDTTARNGFIRRMPKSWKVLNEELGAVVMEGYNIVGDGTPAALFPMLTGKTELELPDVRKSRRNNGTMDTFPFIFYKLKEDGYRTAYFEDSPAIGTFQYRFNGFANQPADHYLRAFYLEESASVKWWKTKKGQYCVGDTPQFKLMMNITEQFLELDGKRFIFTFIADITHDDFNMIQSADDDTAALLRNLQRYSENTLVVVMGDHGPRYAKVRNTLQGKLEERLPLLAILLPKALTRARPNAETSLRENARVLTTPHDLYATLLDVLDMTQYANPYKVEGADLRRGLSMLEPIPRNRSCSEAGIEPHWCSCLAWQNVSTTDPLYEKTAKAFINYINKLVKEVGSKCIPRTLTSTEWVLRQRPNSRLLEFSNAKDSDGYIGHFGAKTKIANENYQIKIVVGPGRGVYEASMTYVVSEDRFIINTRDISRTNAYRNEPDCISDTHPHLNSYCYCQR, encoded by the exons atggtTATAATGGTGAAGAGGTGGTACCGGTCGCGGAGGAACGCAGTTTGCTTCGGCATCGTGCTAACACTCTTTGCGTTGTACTACATCTGTCTCAACAACCATCTACCGACGGAACCAGAGCTGGACATCACAAGGAG ATATATAGAAAATAAGCTAAAAGAAGCCCTGAAATTGGACAAAGGCATGGGCTGCGAGATACCAGTGCTGGATCCGTTTGCAAAGGAGGTCACCCAGTTCGACAAGGTGCTGCCCAAGATAAAATGCCTCGGGAAGGACTGGGTGAAATGCTAT CACGCCAATTGCAGACTAGTGGACGAGATAAAGGAAACGCACAAACATATAAAGTGTAGTTATAGAGACATACTGTATCAGAGTGATCTCAAGTATGTGATAGGCCCTGTATGGGAGTCCCCAGACGGAAGCTATGAGTTGAAAGCCAGCGACCATGCCAAGGTGACGTGTAAAGGAGTCAGAATCTCTGA TGATAGCCGACAAGAATGGTCCGGTAACGTGATAGGGTTCCGATCGACAGTGAGCCCCAAGCAGCCCCCGCCGGGCCGCGAGGACTCTTTCAACGTGCTGATCTTCGGCTTCGACACCACCGCGAGGAACGGCTTCATCAGACGCATGCCCAAGAGTTGGAAGGTGCTGAATGAGGAGCTTGGGGCTGTTGTGATGGAGGG CTACAACATAGTGGGTGACGGTACGCCCGCGGCCTTGTTCCCCATGTTGACGGGCAAGACCGAACTGGAGCTGCCTGATGTGCGAAAGAGTAGGCGAAACAACGGGACCATGGACACCTTCCCGTTCATATTCTACAAGTTAAAGGAGGACGG GTACCGTACGGCGTATTTCGAGGACAGTCCCGCTATAGGCACGTTCCAGTACCGTTTCAACGGGTTCGCTAACCAGCCGGCGGATCACTATCTGCGGGCGTTCTACCTCGAGGAGTCAGCGTCCGTCAAGTGGTGGAAGACTAAGAAGGGGCAGTACTGCGTCGGGGACACGCCGCAGTTCAagctgatgatgaatattacTGAACAG TTCCTGGAACTAGACGGCAAACGTTTCATATTCACATTTATTGCGGACATCACGCACGATGACTTCAACATGATACAGTCAGCCGATGACGACACGGCGGCGTTGCTTCGGAACTTACAGCGCTACAGTGAGAACACGCTGGTCGTCGTCATGGGGGACCATGGACCCAG ATACGCCAAAGTCCGCAACACCTTGCAAGGCAAGCTTGAAGAGCGCCTGCCGCTCTTAGCAATCCTGCTACCGAAAGCATTAACCCGCGCCCGTCCAAACGCCGAAACGTCGTTGCGGGAAAACGCACGTGTTCTGACCACGCCTCACGATTTGTACGCCACGCTACTGGACGTGCTGGATATGACGCAATATGCGAATCCGTATAAAGTGGAGGGGGCTGACTTGAGGAGAGGGCTTAGCATGCTGGAACCG ATCCCACGCAACCGTTCGTGCAGCGAGGCAGGCATCGAACCCCACTGGTGCTCATGCCTCGCCTGGCAGAACGTGTCCACAACCGACCCCTTGTATGAGAAGACTGCGAAAGCATTCATCAACTATATCAACAAACTAGTAAAGGAAGTTGG CTCCAAATGCATACCTCGGACCCTCACTTCCACCGAGTGGGTGCTCCGGCAGCGTCCCAACAGCCGCCTGTTGGAGTTCTCGAATGCCAAGGACTCGGACGGATACATCGGCCATTTTGGGGCCAAGACCAAAATCGCCAATGAGAACTATCAGATCAAG ATAGTGGTGGGTCCCGGCCGGGGGGTGTATGAAGCCTCCATGACTTACGTGGTCAGCGAGGATCGCTTCATCATCAACACTAGAGACATCTCGCGGACTAACGC
- the LOC141444365 gene encoding uncharacterized protein isoform X2 has product MVIMVKRWYRSRRNAVCFGIVLTLFALYYICLNNHLPTEPELDITRRSTVLEYIENKLKEALKLDKGMGCEIPVLDPFAKEVTQFDKVLPKIKCLGKDWVKCYHANCRLVDEIKETHKHIKCSYRDILYQSDLKYVIGPVWESPDGSYELKASDHAKVTCKGVRISDDSRQEWSGNVIGFRSTVSPKQPPPGREDSFNVLIFGFDTTARNGFIRRMPKSWKVLNEELGAVVMEGYNIVGDGTPAALFPMLTGKTELELPDVRKSRRNNGTMDTFPFIFYKLKEDGYRTAYFEDSPAIGTFQYRFNGFANQPADHYLRAFYLEESASVKWWKTKKGQYCVGDTPQFKLMMNITEQFLELDGKRFIFTFIADITHDDFNMIQSADDDTAALLRNLQRYSENTLVVVMGDHGPRYAKVRNTLQGKLEERLPLLAILLPKALTRARPNAETSLRENARVLTTPHDLYATLLDVLDMTQYANPYKVEGADLRRGLSMLEPIPRNRSCSEAGIEPHWCSCLAWQNVSTTDPLYEKTAKAFINYINKLVKEVGSKCIPRTLTSTEWVLRQRPNSRLLEFSNAKDSDGYIGHFGAKTKIANENYQIKIVVGPGRGVYEASMTYVVSEDRFIINTRDISRTNAYRNEPDCISDTHPHLNSYCYCQR; this is encoded by the exons atggtTATAATGGTGAAGAGGTGGTACCGGTCGCGGAGGAACGCAGTTTGCTTCGGCATCGTGCTAACACTCTTTGCGTTGTACTACATCTGTCTCAACAACCATCTACCGACGGAACCAGAGCTGGACATCACAAGGAG ATCTACTGTTTTAGA ATATATAGAAAATAAGCTAAAAGAAGCCCTGAAATTGGACAAAGGCATGGGCTGCGAGATACCAGTGCTGGATCCGTTTGCAAAGGAGGTCACCCAGTTCGACAAGGTGCTGCCCAAGATAAAATGCCTCGGGAAGGACTGGGTGAAATGCTAT CACGCCAATTGCAGACTAGTGGACGAGATAAAGGAAACGCACAAACATATAAAGTGTAGTTATAGAGACATACTGTATCAGAGTGATCTCAAGTATGTGATAGGCCCTGTATGGGAGTCCCCAGACGGAAGCTATGAGTTGAAAGCCAGCGACCATGCCAAGGTGACGTGTAAAGGAGTCAGAATCTCTGA TGATAGCCGACAAGAATGGTCCGGTAACGTGATAGGGTTCCGATCGACAGTGAGCCCCAAGCAGCCCCCGCCGGGCCGCGAGGACTCTTTCAACGTGCTGATCTTCGGCTTCGACACCACCGCGAGGAACGGCTTCATCAGACGCATGCCCAAGAGTTGGAAGGTGCTGAATGAGGAGCTTGGGGCTGTTGTGATGGAGGG CTACAACATAGTGGGTGACGGTACGCCCGCGGCCTTGTTCCCCATGTTGACGGGCAAGACCGAACTGGAGCTGCCTGATGTGCGAAAGAGTAGGCGAAACAACGGGACCATGGACACCTTCCCGTTCATATTCTACAAGTTAAAGGAGGACGG GTACCGTACGGCGTATTTCGAGGACAGTCCCGCTATAGGCACGTTCCAGTACCGTTTCAACGGGTTCGCTAACCAGCCGGCGGATCACTATCTGCGGGCGTTCTACCTCGAGGAGTCAGCGTCCGTCAAGTGGTGGAAGACTAAGAAGGGGCAGTACTGCGTCGGGGACACGCCGCAGTTCAagctgatgatgaatattacTGAACAG TTCCTGGAACTAGACGGCAAACGTTTCATATTCACATTTATTGCGGACATCACGCACGATGACTTCAACATGATACAGTCAGCCGATGACGACACGGCGGCGTTGCTTCGGAACTTACAGCGCTACAGTGAGAACACGCTGGTCGTCGTCATGGGGGACCATGGACCCAG ATACGCCAAAGTCCGCAACACCTTGCAAGGCAAGCTTGAAGAGCGCCTGCCGCTCTTAGCAATCCTGCTACCGAAAGCATTAACCCGCGCCCGTCCAAACGCCGAAACGTCGTTGCGGGAAAACGCACGTGTTCTGACCACGCCTCACGATTTGTACGCCACGCTACTGGACGTGCTGGATATGACGCAATATGCGAATCCGTATAAAGTGGAGGGGGCTGACTTGAGGAGAGGGCTTAGCATGCTGGAACCG ATCCCACGCAACCGTTCGTGCAGCGAGGCAGGCATCGAACCCCACTGGTGCTCATGCCTCGCCTGGCAGAACGTGTCCACAACCGACCCCTTGTATGAGAAGACTGCGAAAGCATTCATCAACTATATCAACAAACTAGTAAAGGAAGTTGG CTCCAAATGCATACCTCGGACCCTCACTTCCACCGAGTGGGTGCTCCGGCAGCGTCCCAACAGCCGCCTGTTGGAGTTCTCGAATGCCAAGGACTCGGACGGATACATCGGCCATTTTGGGGCCAAGACCAAAATCGCCAATGAGAACTATCAGATCAAG ATAGTGGTGGGTCCCGGCCGGGGGGTGTATGAAGCCTCCATGACTTACGTGGTCAGCGAGGATCGCTTCATCATCAACACTAGAGACATCTCGCGGACTAACGC